TGCTTGGGCCTTGTATATTAATTACGcggctgatttgtttttttttttttttatttatcacaaATTGTTGGAGCAAATTTCCTATGAGACGGTCGTATATGTGCGACCACTTACAGATTCTACTCATATTTTTTAGTtgccattttaacgtttaaattaaatattttgaaccttgaaatagacattttaagtcttgaatttgacaaactttaaaCCATTGAAATAGACAGtctaaattttaaaatggaTATTTTATAGTTGGAATaggtaaataaaatataaaattaagggtTGGAGTGGGGATTTTAAGAGTTAGAATTGGCATTTTAAGTGGTAGAATGGGTGTTTTAAGGATTGAAGTCgataactaaaaaattaaattaagcatCTGGAGAAGAAATATTGAGACTTGGAGTAGGGGTTTTAAATATTGAATTCGATAAGTATAAAACTTTTTCAGTCGCACGCCGCATACAAGTTTTAGtgaaattgttgtgagagacgatctctccaagagacgcattagatataaggggaaaatagcccaattaatacatattaaagagaaaataagagtttgagcttcttgttttgaatTCGTCTCTTAAAAATATAATCTCttacaaattatttatttatttattttttgaataaacgGTTATTTTAATACTTGATGATCAAGTAAAATTAACTTTTCCTTATAAAATGGGGAAGTGGATAATCATGGAACTAGTGTCGTTATTACTACCATTATTATAAAGacttaattttattagaatGTTCATACTTGCTGACGTTGCTGTACAATTTTTTCTTCCTCCCCAAACTATTATTCTCTGTAAGTCTTTAAGCGTAAAGAAAATTAACCTCTTTTTTTTATCCTAATTCTTAGGTTGCTCATTAAAACTCTTATTCTTTGCAAAATTAATCAGTTGCAAATCATGGTATCTTAAAAATGTATTTCAGGTTTTAAGCTTTGGCACCAGGTGGCAAGTAGGCGGTATAATGCTTTTAGGAAAACTAAATGGTGCCTCAATTTAGTATTAAATTTCCGTAAACAATATTATCTTAAATATCTTTGGTTTAaggttgtttatttatttattttaagttatttaagtcgttattttttattcttagatttttgtatttggCTGCAAAGACTTATAATCTCGTTTCGGTGCTtgtaatttcttcaagttttatatatatataacatacaacaaaaaaataattattattataatgagTGAATAGCATGAATTAAGGAATATAATATGAATTCCTAATACAATGAGTATGTTTAGAGAAATTTATCTCCTAATTTTCAGATTTtaatatagataatatatagGAAAAATTGTTTCTAAAAAGCCAACCTTTTAGCCATCTGCAATAAAGGGTCAACGTTtcatttattcaataaaaagacaacattTGTCTCATTTTTGCAACTAAAGAGATAATTTACTGGTTACCGATTAACATTTATTTCGAGAACATATGTGTCTATGTCTTCTTCCAATTCACAAACATCTTCCAATTCCCTTGCAAACCTACGAAAACAGTGTGCATCTTGCACCTTGATTTCGCATTTTCAACCCACGAAAACCCAGTTGTTGCATCTTCAAGCTTTTGCTAAATCAGCTGCATCTTCAACCCAAAAAATCGGTCCCTTTAATCCTTCTCCAATGGCGACACAAATGCAAATTTAGGGCAAAGTTGATTTCCACTAAAATATCACAACCTAAGTAAGTTTCTAACTCTAAATTTCTTCAATTGATGtctcattattgataattgttGATTTGCTTAGTAATTGTTGGAATTTACTCTCTTATGGTGGAATTTGGTTAAATAcattagaaattagaatttttgtgtaattgttgGAATTTGCTTAGTAATTGTTGGAATTTATTCTCTTATGATGGAATTTGGTCAAACACATTAGATATTAGGATTTGCTTAGTAATTGTTGGAATTTACTCTCCCATGACATATATGCCCTACAAAAACAAATAGGGTTGTACCTCTTGAAATCATCCACAACTGCCGGCAATTGTgaatattagaaattagaaattttgtgtaattatgaacataatgaATAAAAAGGTGTTGATTAAAATTTGGTACGCAGGTAAATTCAAGGAAGCTAAAGATAGTATTAGTTATGTTGGAGGTTTTGGTAGAATAAAGGAGGTAGATCCAGATGATTTGTCCATGGATTACTTGATGAGTTTAGCTAATAAGTGAAATTGAGATAGAAGTATACAAGAGCTTTTTTACTTGCTTCCAGGTTACATTTTAAAGGATGGCTTAAGGAAGATAGAAGGGGAAAATGTTGTTGTTGAGTTACATAATGCAATAATTCAGATGAGGACAGTGAATGTGTATGTGTTTCATAAATATCCAACTTCAGCACTCCCTGTAACTGATCTTGATAAAGGACCACTTGATCAACCAAAGGTTCAGCCCAAAAAGTTAACCTCTGGAAGGAGTAATAATATAGCATTAAGGAGAAGTCTTAGGAGCAATTTACCAGCAGCCACTACTACCAAAAGGGTATTATTGCCTGATACTAATGTTGACCACTCTTTTGAGCCTGAAATTCATTCTGATTTTGTAGATAAATCCGTAGAGGGGAGTGCATCTGGTAATAGTAGTTCAAAAGATGAGAATTATGAAGTAGACCTTGAAGATCAACCAACAAAAATAGATTGAAATGGAAGGTCAATCCATAGTGTTGTAGGGTCAAGAGGGGGAAGATCCGGACAAGCAGGGTGCAGAGGTGGTAGGACATTCACATCCAAAGTAAGCATCTTATTTTACATAATGAACCATCTTATCTGTATATAATGATGACTTAATTGTATTGAATTGTTTAGGTTGCAAGAACAAGCTCAATCACTCAAGCATCAACTGAACAAACTCAAGCATCAACTCAACCAACTCAAGCATCAGTTAGCTAATGCTGTAATGTAACGAGTCTGTTTTGAATTACAATGTACTGCCATTAGTAGTTTTGCTGTAATGTAACGGGTCTGTTTTGAAACAATGTTGTGGCAGAACATTATTCAGTTTTGATTTGTTGTCACTGGTTTTAAATTGTTTTGTGGAATGGTGCTTTGAAACAATGAGATGGCAGAACAATATTCTGGTAGAAGGTTCATATTAATTTGTGAATTTATtacaatgaagaagaagaatttaTTAGCGTAGGAACTTTATTTctgtttttttaagaaattcgAATTAACCGGTCACAGCAGGTTGTTTTACATGCTATCTCTTTAGTTGCAAAAATGAGACAaatgttgtctttttattgaataaatgaAACGTTGACCCTTTATTTGCAGATGGCCAAAAGGTtggctttttaaaaataatttttcctaatatatatatacgataATTTAGATGTATTAAAATTCCTATTATCTtgaagattatatatatatatatatatatatatatatatatatatatatatatatatatatatatatatatatatatatatatatatattttaattagtccATACGCTACCAAGATATTTTAATTAGTCCAATGATCAATACATAACAAAAAACCTTATTATAGTCGTCAGCTAATTGATATATTATTATcaccaaaaaaatatagtcgAGTGGCTAATATTAAATACACTAGAAAAATTTATAGTCAAGTGACCCATAAATTAGCTAAATTATTATCATACTTAAACAAGTTATAAATCAATCTAAGTTATTATTATatagaaatttttataatttgggATTTGAAAGTGAGAGACTGAAAATTTTGTCATCAAGAGTTGCACTGAGTTTCTTGGAAGAGACAAATATTCTATTAAAACAATtgttttagaaaaaataaataaataaatctttGTTTGATCCGCTTAAAATAAACtcaaatattatttgtttttaaatatactCACCTATTCGgtataattgttgaaaataaatttaactattgtttattcctaatttttcatttacaaaaaaagtttaaaaatagtTATAAACAATAGATCGGTTTGGTTTTAACAAATAAGCTTAATAGAcgggtttatttaaaaataaataataggtaGGTTTATTTTCAATGGATCaagtaaaaattagtttattattattgactgTTTACCCGAAATATTAACCTTACTTAAGTTTCATTTCTATTAAGTACTTTAAATACTAaatgttatttaattttaaaatatttaataatcccttttattatataatactccctctgttagttcttctatatatatatatatatatatatatatatatatatatatatatatatatatatatatatatatatatatatatatatatatatatatgagggaTCCAATAAGAAGgatgttgaaaatgagaagggtaagaagcaCTCTACAcctttgatttcactaaaataaaaaaaatctatggtcatgattgagccaaaaatacataaaagtaactatgttacacaaaaAAGTAACTAtgatataaatttttagaatgttcctactttataacataatatcttttttgtatatatagtaacaaaacaaaatcaaacaaaaattcttcttatttgatcatatatatatatatatatatatatatatatatatatatatatatatatatatatatatatatatatatatatatatatatcgggAAGAAGTAAAGTCAAGGACAATTTTGCACTATTCATCAATGTAACTTAATTTTCATATTGTCGTTAATATATagattaaaacataatcatgtgggatcttgttagaaTCATCTCAATgtgaattttattgatttttaatctcTATAATTTTTCGATGTgttagagatattaataattgaattagtgtattggGACATATAAAAGTGTTTTTAGgtgaagtaaaaaaaaaagaagtataAATTAGTTAGGGGTTAtggtaaaataaaaagtataatagACGCAATGGCatccataaaaaaatattatttagtaGACACAATAGAATAAGCATAAattgaattataaaattaaaatttttgtacTAAATCGAATATAATAAGTAGCTTATAATATattcatttatttaaaaatatgaaaagctcaataattcatttatttttcatagaaGTTTTATTTTGACAGTTAGTttcttgagagatcgtctttttgagagacgtattttaaacccaacccattaaaaataatatctacTCAGCGtgttcttaatgtctacttatgtTATCTTTAATTCTTAccttatccttaatgcttattttaaatattttatatgtttacttacattattcttaatgcctacttataatatattaaaatatatataatggtAATGGGTCAGTTCAATTAAAGATGATCTCTCAAAAAACCGTCTTTCACCGgaatttgtgttatttttaaTAGTAATAGCTCAGCAAAATACCTTCCCGCCAAAACGCAAGTCCTCCATATATCCCGCGTCAAACCCAAAAATCCAAACTTTTGACCTTGAAACGCCAGTAGGAAACCTAAAACCTTCCTTTCAGCCAGACATTTCCACAAACACTTGGTGGGCATCTGATTTCTTCTCTCTGCTACTCTCCTTCTCCATGAAATTCAAAGCATTTCTCACTGAAAATGGAGTAACCCTCTTGGAGAGGAGATTCATCCCAGCCTTTGAAAAAATGGGCAAAATCTGCCATGTTTATCTCACCAAAGATCACACCTTCTTCCTCCACAATCTTCTCAATAATGACGGTGTTCAATCAATTGCCCAATTCCAAAAAGATGCCTTATTCTCTGACTATCGAATTTCCAGCCAAAACGAGGATCGAATAGCCTTCACTGTCGACCTCTCAATCCTTCTTCGAGCCCTCAAATCTGCAGCAGCAATTTCATCATCTGTTGATCGCCTTCAAATCAAGCTAGTCAAGAAATTACCCCCAAATTCTACGATTTCCATGCCTTTTCTCAGTTTTGAGACAAAAGGTTATGCTTCTGCTGTGGTTCAGGATATACCCATCTCAAAACCCCTTTCAAGAACTCATGTTTTGGAGCTTCAAACTGCTCTTGATGATGCTCAAGACCTCCCTAGAACCCTAGTTGGAGTTAGTGAATTAGATAGATTGTTGATTTTTGTTGAGAGAATGAAACAATTGGGTGATGTCATTGATGTTGAAATTGGAAAAAATGGGGAATTGGGTTTGAAGGTTTCTACAAGTTTGGTGACTTTAGGGGCAGAATTCAAGAGATTGATGGTTGTAGGTGAAGATAGTGAGGAAAATAATGGTGATATTAGAGAAATGAATGTGTTGGTTAGTATGAAGCACTTTGTTAAGTGTTTGCAGTGTCATTTAGCCAAACCTGATTGTGCTTTCTATGGAGTTGGATCACAAGGTGGTTCTCTGACT
The sequence above is drawn from the Amaranthus tricolor cultivar Red isolate AtriRed21 chromosome 5, ASM2621246v1, whole genome shotgun sequence genome and encodes:
- the LOC130813100 gene encoding uncharacterized protein LOC130813100 is translated as MKFKAFLTENGVTLLERRFIPAFEKMGKICHVYLTKDHTFFLHNLLNNDGVQSIAQFQKDALFSDYRISSQNEDRIAFTVDLSILLRALKSAAAISSSVDRLQIKLVKKLPPNSTISMPFLSFETKGYASAVVQDIPISKPLSRTHVLELQTALDDAQDLPRTLVGVSELDRLLIFVERMKQLGDVIDVEIGKNGELGLKVSTSLVTLGAEFKRLMVVGEDSEENNGDIREMNVLVSMKHFVKCLQCHLAKPDCAFYGVGSQGGSLTVVFQFFVPGSRQTDKSLSFHCRLPVLDPGS